The genomic DNA CTTGACGCACGGCCTTTTCGCGGAAGAACGGCGAGCGGTTATTGAGAAAGAGGATGGTGAAGTTCGCGCGCGGCGCCGTGTAGACGCGGTAGTCCTTGCTCTTACCAAGGCGAACGAGGTCGACATCGGTCACGCCGGCGGCGCCCTGCACTTCGCGCAATCGCAGCGCGTTCAAGAGTGCCTGCCGGTTCGGGTAGAACCGCATCCGGAAGGTGCGCAGATACGGCTTCTGGCCGTAATAGCCAAGATGCGCGTCGAGCGTAATCGCCTCGTTGCTGATGTCGCGCACTCTCCACGGTCCAGTCCCGATTGGATTGGCACGGAAAGGATGGTCTGGCAACGCTTCGGCTGGCACGTCCTTCAAGAGATGAAATGGCAGCAGGCCGACCTGGAGATTGGTGATGAACGGCGCAAACGCCTCACGCAGTCGGAAGCGGACGGTGTAATCATCGACCTGCTCGACCGTAATGTTCTTCCACGTCTCGGCCAGATCCGGCGGACCTTGGAACTTCGGATCCTGGATCGCCCGAATGGTGAACACGACATCGCGCGCCCCAACCGGCGTGCCGTCATGCCAATGCGCATCGCGGCGCATCTGGACGACGACCGTCTTGCCGTCAGGCGCAATCTCCCACTTGGCAGCCAGTTCGGGGACTGGTTCGCCGCGCTCATTCAGGCGGACGAGACCGGTGAAGAGGAGCGAGGCAAGGTCGCGGTCGACATCGTTGAAGCCCGCAAGGATGGGATTGATGGTAAGGGGGCTGCCAACAACGCCTTCGACAAACGTGCCGCCGCGGTCTGGCTCTGTTTCCGTGCTGAGAATGACGGCAAGCGCCGCGACGGAGCCGGTAACAACGACGCAGCCGATCAGCGCAATAAGAAGAGGAACGCGCAGCGCCCGCAGCACGGGGTTCATCGTATTCCTCGCCGGGCGCGGCGGTCGCTTTTCCCTCGGTTCGGGCAGCCGCTCTTATGGCGCGAGAAAGGTCTTCGCCCGGGCGTCATGCGCGACGAAGGGCTACAGTTCGATGAACCGCACGCTCAGCATCGAGAAGAGGAGAAAAACAATCGCGAGGACGATCGTCAGTTGAAAGAGCGTACGATCGAGCCCGCGGCGCGTGCGATAGATTGAGGAGTCATTGCTGAACGTGCCGGAAAAGGTCATGCTCTTGGATTGGAGCATGATCACCACGATCAAGGCGATCGCGGCGACGATCTGACCAGCTTGAAGGTACGGGGTCATGCCATCCTCGCAGTTCCGGACGGGCGTTCCATTTTGCGGATAATAGCATCGTCCCGGCAGCCCTTCAAATCCGGGTCGGCGCGGGCAGCGAGCCGGCGATGAACGCGCAGCCTAGAGCATGACAGGGATAGGCGTTCATGCCCCCAGTCTACCCAACCTCCCACCCCATCTAGGAACCGCTCTTATCGAGGGAGGCCAGCATGGCGAGGCAGCAGCAAGTACGCTGACAACGGGGCAAACGGCCGTGGAGGCGGCGAAGTGAGCGGGTCGCGCCGCCAGAACCGGAGCACCAGCACTCGCAGGGGGCACGCAGTGCAGGGCCCCGACCGACTATTCCGCCACCCCGCGCCGATGAGCAGACGCGCCGCGGCAGCGACGCGATGATCGGGACGCTTGGGGCGGCCGCCTGCCTACGCTGCGCCTTGGCTATGCTCTCGCAGCAGCGCAGCCCGCTGCTCGAGCGCCAGCATGAGCGCCCGTACCCGGTCGATCGTTCTCTCAAGAGCCTTTGGGCTGCGGCGGATTGCGCGGTCGAGCATTCCTTGGTGGACTGCGTGCAGCAAGCGCTCGATCTCGTCGTCGAAGGTGCCCAGCCCGCGAATGAAGCGCGGCCGCCCCTGAAGCGGAACGCCTTCCCCGACCGTGTCGTTCGGCAGCGGGGTCACGCTCTTCTCGCCCTCATCCTCGTCAGCGGGCAGCTCTTCGTCGACTGGAGGCAGGGGCAGGACGCGACCGGCAAGGGAGATCGCCTCGAGCGCGCTAAGGGTGCGCCGGCGCGCCATCTGCTCGGCTGCGTCGCGGACAGCAGCAGCAGAGAGGTCATACTGAACAGCGACGCGCGCGAGTTCGATCTGACGCTGCGGCTGCGAGAGAAGCCGCAAGTGCTGCGCCTGACTGACGGAGAGCTCCTCGTCTTGGAGGAGGTCGCGCACCTCGGCGGGAAGCTCGCGCAGCTGCAAGTAGCGCTGCACTGAGCGGGCCGAGAGACCAACCAGCCGACCGACCCGCTCATCCAGTTCGCTCTCGCTCAACCGAGGATCGCGCTGCGCCATGCGCCGGCGGATCAGCGCGAGGCCTTCCGCCTGCTCCATATCGCTGAGCTGCCGCCGCTGCATATTCTCGACGAGCTGATGAATGAGATACTCCTCCTCAGCCCGTTCCTCGAGGATGATGCAGGGCACTTCTTTCAGCCCGGCGAGAATGGCAGCGGCGCGGCGACGATTGCCATAGACGAGCCGATAGCCGTCTCCCACCTTCCGAACGCCAAGCGGCTCCAGCACGCCGAACTCGCGGATGGTAGCGGCGAGCCCCCGCAGGTCACCCTCCTGCCGGCGGACGTTCGGGTCCGGGACAAGGAGGTGCGGGTCGAGATAGACGATCTCTCGCGGCACGTTCATCGCTCGCTCCTCACACTGTCCGCCTTGCTGCCTAAGATACCATATCTAGTGGATGACTGCCAACTTTCTCCTAGATATGCCCGTCATGACGCGATGATCCATCTCTCGAGACGCGGCGCCGCCGTCGAGATC from Dehalococcoidia bacterium includes the following:
- a CDS encoding ABC transporter substrate-binding protein: MNPVLRALRVPLLIALIGCVVVTGSVAALAVILSTETEPDRGGTFVEGVVGSPLTINPILAGFNDVDRDLASLLFTGLVRLNERGEPVPELAAKWEIAPDGKTVVVQMRRDAHWHDGTPVGARDVVFTIRAIQDPKFQGPPDLAETWKNITVEQVDDYTVRFRLREAFAPFITNLQVGLLPFHLLKDVPAEALPDHPFRANPIGTGPWRVRDISNEAITLDAHLGYYGQKPYLRTFRMRFYPNRQALLNALRLREVQGAAGVTDVDLVRLGKSKDYRVYTAPRANFTILFLNNRSPFFREKAVRQAIGYALNRQRIVEIAAEGMGIVADTPVPPGTWAADTTLQKLQHDPDRARRLLSEAGWVPGADGIRERNGERFRFALLTNDDPARIRAAEEIARQLRQVGIRADVSASGYSGLIERFLSPRQFDAVLFGLDPGGDPDGYSNWHSSQARPGGFNFVSYSNRRVDELLERARSSSDLLERTKAYAEFQAIFAEDVPSILLYYPLSSYVVDREVNGVTLRLLFEPSDRFRSLPNWYVKTKRSIQIGLLKRS
- the secG gene encoding preprotein translocase subunit SecG; this translates as MTPYLQAGQIVAAIALIVVIMLQSKSMTFSGTFSNDSSIYRTRRGLDRTLFQLTIVLAIVFLLFSMLSVRFIEL
- a CDS encoding ParB/RepB/Spo0J family partition protein, with protein sequence MNVPREIVYLDPHLLVPDPNVRRQEGDLRGLAATIREFGVLEPLGVRKVGDGYRLVYGNRRRAAAILAGLKEVPCIILEERAEEEYLIHQLVENMQRRQLSDMEQAEGLALIRRRMAQRDPRLSESELDERVGRLVGLSARSVQRYLQLRELPAEVRDLLQDEELSVSQAQHLRLLSQPQRQIELARVAVQYDLSAAAVRDAAEQMARRRTLSALEAISLAGRVLPLPPVDEELPADEDEGEKSVTPLPNDTVGEGVPLQGRPRFIRGLGTFDDEIERLLHAVHQGMLDRAIRRSPKALERTIDRVRALMLALEQRAALLREHSQGAA